The Zingiber officinale cultivar Zhangliang chromosome 2A, Zo_v1.1, whole genome shotgun sequence genomic sequence ggcgtcaggggtgaccatgtcattggcatcatatgcatgatgcatttattgcttgtgtttgctgcatttacttgctgcatttatatggatgcatatgattgacatgcatataggattatgacatcctcggtctgacgaccctgttacccttataccttggtccgggttagtacagcttttctcctgcattcctcagttgcatttacctttcttgtatcatgagactgtacgcatgattagtgctagttgttatattccttattttgcatatcaattgtacctgctgagtgttggactcacaccctccttaattgttatttttaggttgatgttgtccagatagttccagtcgctagtcccctgcagaccacgaggatattgttggtcttttggtttttttatttagattatgctaaacttgttctgtttgatggtatggacattgtatgaattttgtgatgtcgatggatttggttttggatatgcttttactacatgcctgcctagatgacaaaagaggtaagttggttttatcgtcggattttagctttacgagtgtagtggagtaggaatatgttttgagctttatgggtatagttgagtaaaattgttttcgagtcatcgtatttcTGTTCTGTTTGTTTACTACTAAACTGCATGATTGTGTCAGCCAAAGGctgaaaatttatataaactgcgtggatggtgtgcttgtttgcttattattattgttattattttccagccgcatgtggctgaggtatatggtgatgtagtaaagtttcagattgcccgtcgtacaggggagatgctgccgaaatttcttcggacagggactcctccggggcgtgacaaagtAAGTTTTATCAAACATAAGTTGTTTCAAACTGATTTAATCTATTAAATTTGGTTTTGCTATAACTTGGCCAATCAAATCTAAATCAATTCCAGTTTAGACCTACATACTACCCATCTCCACAATTATGTTGATCTACAATTTGATTATCCTAACATTTTGAAATACTTGGACTATTTtttatgccaatggagatatcttttctctttataaaccataatctttcccatgtgttttacaatgtgaaactatgtttgcaaccttgcaaacccaacaatccccccccttcaaacaaaggaccacatacTTCCTAAGTCCGATctttcgacccaccaggtcttcctgcccttcGGTCCACCCGACATACTAGAATTTCCTTAtctggtgtctagtcctcttaATTCGAAAATAGGAGCCCCcattttctttgttcgaggtaatATTGTATCCACATGGCTTAATCAGACCATGGTTGTTGTGcgcagtcggtggttaaaccttctggcagtccgggctctgataccacttgtaggatcgaaaagaatttagatatctccacaatttgcatgatattgtccactttgggcctaagctctcatggttttgctcttgagctcttcccaaaaggcctcatgccaatggagatatcttttctctttataaaccatgatctttcccatgtgttttataATGTGAGACTATATTTACAATCTTACAAACCCAACAATAAGAGCTTATTGAAAGAGCCTCGGTGGAGCGGTAAAGCTTGCTTGACCTAGAGGTCATTGCGGAAATAATCTCTTATGAAGCATGATAAGAACACATACAATAAACTCTTCTCTAGAACCCCACATTAAAGAATGTTTCATGTATCAGACTACCCTGGTAAAAGCTTATGATCAAGGAACAATTGCCTAAGCTCCTCCCACAATGGATAAACATGCAAAGTTTCTCTATGACACTAACTAGTTCCTTCAATCAAAAATCAACTTTCAAAAGCTTAATAGTATCCATCTCGATCATACTCTAAGCGACAAGAAACATGCCATAAAATGAGTTTAAGCTAATACACAAGCCTAGCAAAGATGCATGTAACAAGTAACAATTCAGACCATCTAAAGGGATGGTGTAAGAGGAAAACCTTGCCTGTTTACAATTGGCTTGTCTTACATAGGAGTTTGCTTGTTAGCAGATTTGTCTAGAACACATTGTTATCATCTACACGATTTCACTCCTTTGATAACTTCGACTATTTCTGGAGCTTTCTCTTGATACTTGGTCACAAATTGCATCATGAACTTCTTGTtcgaaatcagaaaatgatcccCTGTGAAACCAGTCTTGATTAATCCCTTGTGCATGAGAATGCTCAGGACGTCAAACCTGGGCATCATCCTCTTCTCCAGGCTCATCAACAGAACAATCGGATACTTTACAGTGTGCTCCGGTGTCCATCCCAGCTTCTCTTCCACAAACTTCACCATCTTCCTTGCCTTCTCCACCGATGCGATTGCAATGTGAGGTTGCTTTGCGAAGGCCTCGAAGACATGATCCTGCGACCATCCCAATCCCCTCAAGTTCTCCACTCTCTCCTCCCACTTCTTCTCGGGCAATATAGCAAGCACCCCGAGGGCACGGGAGAACGTGGTTTTCTTCGGACAGATTCCCATCTTCTTGATCTTGTCAAAGGCCTCATTGAATCGAGCTGTATCTGTCAGCAAAGCGTAGTTGTAACGGGTCAAAAGCACTAAGATTACATCATCGGGCACGCCGTGTGCGCGCAGAGCATCGACCTTGGGAAGCACTTTGCTCCTGGTGTCTGAGGTTATCAACCAAGGCTCGCGCTTTAGGGCATTCACAAGTTTCGGATTCGTTATCGAAAATGATTTGAGGAGCTCTACGTTGGGGAGCAATCGCTTCTCTACGCTGTAGCCGAGCAGAACGGGCTTAGCTGACAGGACCTTCGAGAGGGCGGTTCCGACGAGGCCGATCCCGCGGAAGAGCTCCAGCTTTGGCTTCAAGGTCTTCTCGACGTCCATCACGAGGACACGAGGAAGGCGGTCGACGAGGCGGACGAGATGGGCTTCGTCGAAGCCGTAGTCCTTGAAGAGGGTGAGAACCGAGAGCGCTTTGTCGAGGGTGTCGATCTGGACTTTCTCGGAGATGGAGAGGGCGGCACGGTCGGAGATCCCGCACGATCTCATGAGGGAGGAAGCGGCCAGGGATGAGGGATCGTCGGCGCGGACGGAGGAAGCAGAATAGAGTTTGACGAATCCCAGGAAGCGTGGGCGGGAGGGGGCGGCGGTCCGACGATGGTCGAGAGTGGTAGTCACTTGAAGTCGACGGTGGACGGCGGCGCAGAGACGTCGAAACATTGTTGATTTCGTTCTGCAATCGAACTGCTCGACCTAACGACTTCAGTAGATCTTTCGACCAAAATTATCTTTCGAACAAAATTTGGTTCGTTTGAAAAAGTTGCCCTTCGTCCCTCATTTATATGGAATTTTATCATAACCCTTTCACTTTTTTCTTAACATTTACAACGTCTATTTTCTTTGTCCTTCGTTTCTCATCTTTCAGACCAGTTTATTTGGCAATCCTTCAGCGGAAAGTAAAAAAGGGAATTTTTTctaaactaatttttttattatttattttattaaaatttttagatagaaGAAAAATGTAATTCGTCAACCGATAATTTTAAAGTCAAaattgatcatctcaaaatcgaacgaaaattacagaatatatccAATAAATCATATTAAAACCACAAAAGAGAGAAAATGACCACCCCAATCAGAATAAAAATGGAGtattttatgattaaaatatcgtttaacttgattttaaaaattacagaatatatccAATAAATAAGATTTTTTTCTCATAGaatagagccaagtatatttattaaaattatcaattaaggtaatataatattaaaaatcttgattagacaaaatagtTACAGAGTCCTAAATATTTGAATGAATTAATTCAACTAGAAAAGTAGAAAcataattggatgaagaaaaaggtagcctatgatttttaaattgagAGGAGGTAAAGGAAGTAGGTAAatcatacctattgataattGATTGAACAATGTgaagagaaggatgaccaagtcgaacATACTAAGCTGGTTTATTTGCGCATTCACCAATagaagctttgattgaagaactttgaaAATAGTAGAGACCATATTTTATTCTCCCATGAAACACAATAGTATTTATGTTTctatcttttataagataatgattatgataaaATTCAAAAGAGATATtattatcaagacaaaactgatAGGTGAAgagtaaatttttagtaatagatgAAATATGAAAGAAATTGCGCGTGTGAAAAGTgcgattagataaatgaatatatatatttCCAATATTAGTAATTTGCAAACATGAATCATTGCCTACTTGAACCGTATTCgagccataatatgacattacatctataaggatattataatctgatgtgacatgatgagttatTCCATTGTCAATATACCATTCAGTATATGAAATTTCTGACGGTTTACTATGAGTAGAGACAGATGAGAGGAGCTTAGGATAGACTTATAAAGTAGTTAGTTGTTTTGAAGCTGCATGACCACCAATAAAATTTGAGTCAAATCGTTTAGGACATTGAATACTGAAATATCCAATTCTaagataaatttaatattttatccgagtatgaccaatcaaattttctaaagtataGATTTCTAGTATGTCCAATGATATGATAAATTTAACATTGTTCTGAATTTTGTATGTAGCTATGATATTGTTGATTATCTGACATCGAAAATAATATAATAAGATCGAAAGGAAGAGTTAGTAGATCTTAGCAAAAGTAATGGGGGGAGAGCGGCGTAAACTCGCAtgtggagaggaggagaatggcaCACCAGGGAAGGAACGAAGGATCATGACTCTGACACCATAGAATAAtaggtgatccggcggttagaacaggggactcccattctgaggggtcaatgccacgctggAGCCGTCCGGCCAAGTGGCCGAGCAGAGAGGGAAAGGCCGACCTCCCGACCGGCCCCGGCAGACTGACCGGTGAATAGCCGAGGGCAATAGGCGCCCCGACTGaagttggggttccgacgctcaatggaacagtagcaaggagccgagcggaaggcctaagagaaggtgatacTGCTAATAGACCCTACATAGTACCCTGCCGAAaatctccccagcatatcgatgcaTACGGCAGGCCGGCGAGATGGGAATTCCGTCCGGCCGGCGCATAAAATGAGGGCCATCCGAACGTCACTCCCCGACCGGACGGACGTATCGGCCTGTGGGGTGGGGAAGGAcaaggacatcttctgacagctgtcaagtcctagggctaggccatactctaagtctgacagcTAGGTGTTctcttgtcccatcgaagacgtgcttggactgtagtagtatggcgtcaggtaagctttctgacagacacataccgaggtatgggttacGGACACGTAGGCACCTCGGTGgatgtgcaggagctctttcaccgctctatataaa encodes the following:
- the LOC122040403 gene encoding transcription termination factor MTERF4, chloroplastic-like, with translation MFRRLCAAVHRRLQVTTTLDHRRTAAPSRPRFLGFVKLYSASSVRADDPSSLAASSLMRSCGISDRAALSISEKVQIDTLDKALSVLTLFKDYGFDEAHLVRLVDRLPRVLVMDVEKTLKPKLELFRGIGLVGTALSKVLSAKPVLLGYSVEKRLLPNVELLKSFSITNPKLVNALKREPWLITSDTRSKVLPKVDALRAHGVPDDVILVLLTRYNYALLTDTARFNEAFDKIKKMGICPKKTTFSRALGVLAILPEKKWEERVENLRGLGWSQDHVFEAFAKQPHIAIASVEKARKMVKFVEEKLGWTPEHTVKYPIVLLMSLEKRMMPRFDVLSILMHKGLIKTGFTGDHFLISNKKFMMQFVTKYQEKAPEIVEVIKGVKSCR